The DNA region GAAAAATAGTTTCTTTACTTTgtatctttcgatttttttctcttaaagcTTATATCGACAAATTAGCATGtactaaaaaaatatcaatatctcATTACCGCCACactattatattcttttggttgatcattttcattcaCTGGCTATCCTGCATTTTCTGGCTAGTACCTATAGTAATCATTTCAATGAAACAACCAGATTATACTAGAACCGATTTTTGGATTCATGATGCTGATCTTTGGGATAAACCTACAGATACAcagtatttcttttcattacttCTGACAATAGGAAATTGTTTGAGATCCGGATTccttaaaaataatcgacgaaATGTTTTTGATCTCTACGTAGTAATAATTGCCCAAATAATGGGTACCCTACTTACGTCGTTACTCATAGCAAGATTGATGCAATATATGAAAGGAACTTACtcttcaaaatttaaatatcaatgtgCCGTTCGTCAATTGAAACAATACATGAGACACAAACAACTTCCACGTCGAACTCAAcgtcgaataattaattattatgaatttcgTTTTCTACATCATTACTTTCATGAATCTGATATAATCAATACGTTGTCATTACAATTACGTCAGGAAATTATTATGCTTTCCTGTCAAAAACTCGTAGAAAACGTTAGTTTTTTTGATAATCTTCCATTTGCTCTTTTAAATCATATAGTAACTCTATTGAAATCCGAAATTTTCTTGACGAACGATGTGATCgtacgagcgaacgaacgaggtAATTGCATGTATTTTATTGGCAGTGGTACCGTCGCAGTTTATACGATTTCTGGTAAAGAAGTTTGCCATCTTGAGGATGGTGCTTATTTCGGTGAGATTGCTCTCGTAATGACGGACGAACGTAGAGTTGCCAGCGTAGTTGCTGTTGAGATTTGCGAACTTTATCGACTCGATCGTGTCGATTTTACTCGTACGATTCATCGTTACCCTATATTGTGGGATCATATCAAGAAAATTGCTATTGAGAGACATGAAAGAACTATGATTCTTGATACTTACTAATTTGtgtaattttcaatatctattgtgttcttataattaatatttcatactttaaatttacatatgtatgtatataattttaataatatatcatgaaCGTGAccataatttcaatttaaaaatgtaatatgtttatatattgtatatatattcattttatggtattaatattattttaaaactcGATACGAAAAATGCTGTTTATATTCTCAattgatgaaaattttaagTGTTTTGAGCGGAATGAGCAATACTATCcatgataatttataataattaaaaatagctCAActacatatttttcattactgTTTTGATATTACAGATATCTTCTTCTGATTTCCatgatatatatctttcagATAATCTAttcttatgattattatgcaACATGATCTATAACAagtatacgtaaatattaagTCGCTACCGCATATGCGATACGAGTGAACTAATCATAATACAAAATCGTATCTATGACAGAGTCTTGTGTTCGTTTGGTTTTCAACtgcaaaataatttaattttcacgaCACGCGTTAACATCTTTAtcatccttcctttcttttttatattcttaaaaatgaataaacattTGCGATATCCTATGATAATCTTTTGAAAGATCCCATTggcgaaataaattaaaaatcacaaagaaaaagaaaagataaagttgAAAAGGTTTGTATCATCGACGTAGGTAACTTACAGAGTTCTAATTGCAGTCTCATTATCGAAGTCATCGCGGGGAGTCTCGGTGATGCTGAGGAGATGATGTATCTACCCTTCGGAACCATTAAGGACGTAAAAGTCGGGAcctcgtttatttctttcgaacgaGAAGCTTCTACACGGAAGCCAATGTGAGTACCAACGTAGTACGTCTTT from Vespa velutina chromosome 3, iVesVel2.1, whole genome shotgun sequence includes:
- the LOC124947591 gene encoding potassium/sodium hyperpolarization-activated cyclic nucleotide-gated channel 1-like, whose translation is MISFTNPNAQRYLRSQTALLNEKRRHIRNYKNIIHPFSNFRYYWDILLIVGMTIILLITPYQAAFSITQETLVPTFIKNSLLLLCCGDMFVNVSTGYFDKRRSIVEMERKKIIERYVRHGTFFTDLFGSFPTDVIFVNMWNECKVTRKIVSLLCIFRFFSLKAYIDKLACTKKISISHYRHTIIFFWLIIFIHWLSCIFWLVPIVIISMKQPDYTRTDFWIHDADLWDKPTDTQYFFSLLLTIGNCLRSGFLKNNRRNVFDLYVVIIAQIMGTLLTSLLIARLMQYMKGTYSSKFKYQCAVRQLKQYMRHKQLPRRTQRRIINYYEFRFLHHYFHESDIINTLSLQLRQEIIMLSCQKLVENVSFFDNLPFALLNHIVTLLKSEIFLTNDVIVRANERGNCMYFIGSGTVAVYTISGKEVCHLEDGAYFGEIALVMTDERRVASVVAVEICELYRLDRVDFTRTIHRYPILWDHIKKIAIERHERTMILDTY